Proteins from a single region of Gasterosteus aculeatus chromosome Y, fGasAcu3.hap1.1, whole genome shotgun sequence:
- the LOC120809080 gene encoding histone H1-like gives MAEVAPAPPAAAPKAAKKKVSKPKKVGPRVSDLIVKTVAASKERSGVSAAAVKKALTAGGYDVDKNKARVKTAIKSLVAKGTLVQVKGLGASGSFKMSKTTAEKPAKKAAPKAKKPAAKKPAAAKKPKPAAVKKVVAAKKSPKKAKKPAAAKKVAKSPKKVAKSTKKVAKKAPAAKKTPVKKVAKPKAKKAAPKKK, from the coding sequence atggcagaagtagctccagctccacccgccgccgcgcccaaagcagccaagaagaaggtGTCCAAGCCGAAGAAGGTCGGTCCCAGAGTCTCTGACCTCATCGTGAAAACTGTTGCCGCAtccaaggagcggagcggcgtgtctgctgccgccgtcaagaaggctttgaccgccggaggatacgatgtggacaagaacaaggcccgcgtcaagaccgccatcaagagcctggtggccaaggggactctggtccaggtcaAGGGGCTCGGGGCCTCTGGCTCCTTTAAGATGAGCAAGACCACCGCCGAAAAACCGGCAAAGAAAGCCGCTCCTAAAGCCAAGAAGCCCGCGGCGAAGAAGcccgcagcggccaaaaagcccaaaccagcggcagtgaagaaagttgtagccgctaagaaatcaccgaagaaggccaagaaacccgcagcggccaagaaggtggccaagagccccaagaaggtggccaagagcaCCAAGAAGGTGGCGAAAAAGGCCCCTGCCGCCAAGAAAACTCCAGTGAAGAAGGTCGCTAAGCCCAAAGCaaagaaagcagcacccaagaagaagtaa
- the LOC144390847 gene encoding histone H2A-like — MSGRGKTGGKARAKAKTRSSRAGLQFPVGRVHRHLRKGNYAQRVGAGAPVYLAAVLEYLTAEILELAGNAARDNKKTRIIPRHLQLAVRNDEELNKLLGGVTIAQGGVLPNIQAVLLPKKTEKPAKK, encoded by the coding sequence ATGAGCGGCAGAGGCAAAACCGGTGGAAAGGCCCGAgcgaaggcaaagacccgctcctctcgtgctggactccagttcccagtcggtcgcgtccacagacatctgcgcaaagggaactatgcgcagcgtgtcggcgcaggagcccccgtctacctggcggccgtgctggagtacctgaccgctgagatcctggagctggctggaaacgccgcccgcgacaacaagaagacccgcatcatcccgcgtcacctgcagctggctgtccgcaacgacgaggagctcaacaagctgctgggcggagtgaccatcgctcagggcggcgtgctgcccaacatccaggcggtgctgctgcccaagaagaccgagaagcccgccaagaagtaA